Proteins encoded together in one Impatiens glandulifera chromosome 1, dImpGla2.1, whole genome shotgun sequence window:
- the LOC124944221 gene encoding uncharacterized protein LOC124944221 produces MTHGEKPPMLESEEFSDWKIQMHLHLITMDDEMMFILFDGPIKIEKEKSEWTTNDKRRNNLDNHCRSTIFKSLDRNTFAKVRECKTAKEAWETVINFMNGIKKTTENKILMATQKFENIKMRPSETMKEFSDRF; encoded by the coding sequence ATGACTCATGGTGAGAAACCGCCAATGCTAGAAAGTGAAGAGTTTTCCGATTGGAAGATTCAGATGCATCTGCATCtgatcactatggatgatgagatgatgTTCATTCTTTTTGACGGACCAATAAAGATCGAAAAGGAAAAAAGTGAATGGACAACCAACGACAAAAGAAggaacaacctggacaaccactGCAGAAGCACTATCTTTAAATCCTTAGATAGAAACACATTTGCCAAAGTCAGAGAATGTAAAACTGCAAAGGAAGCATGGGAGACGGTCATTAACTTTATGAACggaataaaaaaaactacagAGAATAAGATATTGATGGCTACTCAAAAGTTCGAAAATATTAAGATGCGCCCCAGTGAAACCATGAAGGAATTCAGTGATCGATTTTGA